In Deferribacter desulfuricans SSM1, the following are encoded in one genomic region:
- a CDS encoding TRAP transporter substrate-binding protein — MMKRREFLKKAAVTTAAAGAALSFGAPAVHAKKRYLWKMVTTWPPHFPVFGESAEFIAKWVEKMSDGRLKIQVYGGGELVPPLQAFDAVSGGMVEMGHACAYYWAGKAPATQFFGAVPFGLNSQQMTSWILAGDGHKLWSELYSNFNLVPFLVGTCGVQMGGWFNKEINTINDVKGLKMRIPGLGGKVIAKAGGTAVLSAGGEIYTNLERGVIDATEWVGPYHDYKMGFYKVAKYYYYPGWHEPGTAIEMFVNKKAYEKLPTDLKEIIKYAAQSSAAWMLSEFEAKNNYYLQKLIKEHNVKLKKFPTDVLKTFKKYTEEVLDEITTKDPMSKKVYENYKAFQKNIVDWDKISEFAYLSVLYS, encoded by the coding sequence ATGATGAAAAGAAGAGAATTTTTGAAAAAGGCTGCTGTAACAACCGCTGCAGCTGGCGCTGCATTATCTTTCGGTGCTCCTGCTGTTCATGCTAAAAAAAGATATCTTTGGAAAATGGTTACTACATGGCCACCACACTTCCCTGTTTTTGGTGAAAGTGCTGAATTTATAGCTAAATGGGTTGAAAAAATGTCCGATGGAAGGCTCAAAATACAGGTATATGGCGGTGGCGAACTTGTTCCACCTTTGCAAGCTTTTGATGCTGTTAGTGGTGGTATGGTAGAAATGGGACACGCATGTGCTTACTACTGGGCTGGTAAAGCTCCTGCTACTCAATTTTTTGGTGCAGTTCCTTTTGGACTCAATAGTCAACAGATGACATCATGGATATTGGCTGGTGATGGTCATAAACTTTGGAGCGAACTATATTCAAACTTTAACCTTGTCCCATTTTTAGTTGGAACCTGTGGTGTTCAGATGGGTGGATGGTTTAACAAGGAAATTAACACTATTAACGATGTAAAAGGCCTAAAAATGAGAATCCCTGGCCTTGGCGGTAAAGTAATAGCTAAAGCTGGTGGTACTGCTGTTCTTTCAGCTGGTGGTGAAATTTACACCAACCTTGAAAGAGGCGTAATTGATGCTACCGAATGGGTTGGACCATATCACGATTACAAAATGGGTTTTTATAAAGTAGCAAAATACTATTACTATCCTGGTTGGCATGAACCAGGTACTGCAATTGAAATGTTTGTGAATAAAAAAGCTTATGAAAAACTCCCAACTGATTTGAAAGAAATCATCAAATATGCTGCACAAAGCTCTGCTGCATGGATGTTATCAGAATTTGAAGCAAAAAATAACTATTACTTGCAAAAACTTATAAAAGAGCACAATGTAAAACTCAAAAAATTCCCAACTGACGTTCTAAAAACATTTAAAAAGTATACAGAAGAAGTATTAGATGAAATTACTACAAAAGATCCAATGAGTAAAAAAGTTTACGAAAATTATAAAGCGTTCCAGAAAAATATTGTTGATTGGGATAAAATCTCCGAATTTGCATACCTTAGCGTTCTATATTCATAA
- the dnaX gene encoding DNA polymerase III subunit gamma/tau, translating into MGYLALARKYRPQSFDEIVYQDYIVKTLKNAIELNRISHAYLFTGPRGIGKTSTARIFAKALNCLSPEGVNPCNKCENCVEVTNGTSLDVYEIDGASNRGIDEIRQLRESVKFLPTKSKYKIYIIDEVHMLTEAAFNALLKTLEEPPSYVIFIFATTDAHRIPATILSRCQRFNFSKIPDLKLIEHIRSILERENIEYEEDAVNLIVRNSDGCVRDCLSLIDQVIAYTGGKVFLDDTKYLLGLSEDKIINELFEKIILKDNDSIKQLLSEIDLKGLDYKYVVEKFLSFTKTLLILKQFNDKNDVSLTNDERVFFDRLLDYVDDGYLFAVHQVLLKMYNDLRFYSFDKDIFEIGVFKLLNLEKILPISAFSSDNKMSENKDSKIKKIEPQPVTNLSDKDKLWKDFIDKLGEKRPNIASNLGYGYLIAIENDKLVIGFSEEKVFHYNIIMKNGNLDYVKKAAERFFDGVKDVVIKLENGSKKKGVIEKVTEIETFKDKMLKNELKENSAVKLIENEFDATIKEIKLDK; encoded by the coding sequence ATGGGTTATTTAGCTTTAGCAAGAAAATATAGACCTCAATCTTTTGATGAGATTGTATATCAAGATTATATTGTTAAGACATTAAAAAATGCTATAGAACTAAACAGAATAAGTCATGCTTATCTTTTTACTGGGCCTAGAGGTATTGGTAAAACGAGTACTGCGAGGATTTTTGCAAAGGCATTAAACTGTTTGAGCCCTGAAGGTGTAAATCCATGTAATAAATGTGAAAATTGTGTTGAAGTTACTAACGGGACATCTTTAGATGTATATGAAATAGATGGAGCCTCAAATAGAGGTATTGATGAGATTAGGCAGCTAAGAGAATCTGTAAAGTTTTTACCAACAAAATCTAAATATAAAATTTACATTATAGATGAAGTTCATATGCTGACGGAGGCGGCATTTAATGCACTGCTAAAGACATTAGAAGAACCACCATCTTATGTGATATTTATTTTTGCTACAACTGATGCCCATAGAATACCAGCTACCATCCTTTCGCGATGTCAACGCTTTAATTTTTCTAAAATACCTGATTTAAAACTTATTGAACATATCAGGAGTATATTAGAAAGAGAAAATATAGAGTATGAAGAAGATGCAGTTAATCTGATTGTTAGGAACTCTGATGGGTGTGTTAGAGATTGTCTTTCCCTTATTGATCAAGTTATAGCGTATACTGGCGGTAAAGTTTTCTTGGATGATACCAAATATTTACTTGGTTTATCAGAAGATAAGATTATTAATGAACTTTTTGAAAAGATAATTTTAAAGGATAATGATTCTATAAAACAGCTATTGAGTGAGATAGATTTGAAAGGCTTGGATTATAAATACGTTGTTGAAAAGTTTCTTAGTTTTACAAAGACATTGTTAATCCTAAAACAGTTCAACGATAAAAATGATGTTTCATTAACTAACGATGAAAGAGTGTTTTTTGATAGATTGCTAGATTATGTAGATGATGGGTATTTATTTGCTGTCCACCAAGTTTTATTAAAAATGTATAATGACTTAAGGTTTTATTCTTTTGATAAAGATATTTTTGAGATAGGTGTTTTTAAGCTTTTAAATTTAGAAAAGATTTTACCCATATCTGCTTTCAGTTCAGATAATAAAATGAGTGAAAATAAAGATAGTAAGATAAAAAAAATAGAGCCACAGCCAGTTACTAATCTAAGTGATAAAGATAAATTATGGAAAGATTTTATTGATAAGTTGGGTGAAAAAAGGCCAAATATCGCTTCTAATCTGGGGTATGGATATCTTATAGCAATAGAAAATGATAAGCTTGTAATAGGTTTTTCTGAGGAGAAAGTGTTCCATTATAATATAATCATGAAGAATGGAAATCTAGATTATGTAAAAAAGGCTGCTGAGCGTTTTTTTGATGGGGTAAAAGATGTAGTAATAAAGCTCGAAAATGGGAGTAAAAAAAAAGGGGTGATTGAGAAAGTAACCGAGATAGAAACTTTTAAAGATAAAATGCTAAAAAATGAATTAAAGGAAAATAGTGCTGTTAAGCTTATTGAAAATGAATTTGATGCTACTATAAAAGAAATTAAACTTGATAAATAG
- a CDS encoding YbaB/EbfC family nucleoid-associated protein produces MNIQQLMKQAQKMQKKMLEMQEEAAKEVVEASAGGGMVTVKVNGKQELVEIKIEKDVVDPEDVEMLQDLVLAAVNEGIKKSQELMQEKMSKLTGGMGLNFPGMF; encoded by the coding sequence ATGAATATACAACAATTGATGAAACAGGCTCAAAAAATGCAAAAGAAGATGTTGGAGATGCAGGAAGAAGCTGCAAAAGAGGTAGTTGAGGCTTCTGCTGGTGGTGGTATGGTGACAGTTAAAGTAAATGGGAAACAGGAATTGGTAGAAATCAAGATAGAAAAAGATGTTGTTGATCCTGAGGATGTAGAAATGTTACAAGATCTTGTATTAGCAGCGGTAAATGAAGGGATTAAAAAGTCTCAGGAGTTAATGCAAGAAAAAATGAGTAAACTTACAGGTGGCATGGGTCTAAACTTTCCTGGGATGTTCTAA
- the recR gene encoding recombination mediator RecR has protein sequence MIKLADFERCVFELSKLPGIGKKTATRLALHLLKMTNKDVESLVNSINKLKTNIKFCKECGSLTDKDICYVCLDEGRDRKTICVVEEAKDVIIIENSGIYKGLYHVLGGRIAPLDGITPDMLSFEKLLNRVGDLGVTEVIIATNPDVDGETTAYYLKKLLADYDIRITRIASGLAVGTHIEYSDEFAILKALENRVELK, from the coding sequence ATGATTAAATTAGCTGATTTTGAAAGATGTGTATTTGAATTAAGTAAGCTGCCTGGGATTGGGAAAAAAACGGCCACTAGGCTGGCTTTACATCTTTTAAAAATGACAAATAAAGATGTTGAGTCGCTTGTTAACAGTATTAATAAGTTGAAAACTAATATTAAATTTTGCAAAGAGTGTGGTTCGCTGACTGATAAAGATATATGTTATGTATGTTTAGATGAAGGTAGAGATAGAAAAACTATCTGTGTAGTTGAAGAAGCAAAAGATGTAATCATTATAGAAAATAGTGGGATTTATAAGGGGCTATATCATGTGTTGGGGGGGAGAATAGCACCTCTTGATGGTATTACTCCAGATATGTTGAGTTTTGAGAAGTTATTAAATAGGGTTGGGGATTTGGGTGTAACAGAAGTAATTATAGCAACTAATCCAGATGTTGATGGTGAAACTACTGCATATTATTTAAAAAAATTGCTTGCTGATTACGACATCAGAATTACTAGGATTGCATCTGGTCTGGCCGTTGGCACACATATAGAATATTCTGATGAATTTGCTATTTTAAAAGCTTTAGAAAATAGAGTAGAGCTAAAATAG
- a CDS encoding class I SAM-dependent methyltransferase: MFYSNINDIYDFLFPFDETTYNFLKSYAKKDLPILDIGCATGKYVTRFRNDNFKAFGLEFEKGFNLNNHFIYGDMNQLPLKDESKFGLIYSIGNTLVHVNDKLQFFKIIKNSMKLLDHKSYLLIQIINYDRIYGYNIKELPVIDNEYIYAKRLYHYDDESKITFEMVVTDKKNNTTKTIKQTITPIFLEDIKLAATKAGAGFVQFFGSFDEDKFFIKDSLMLIAALYKN; the protein is encoded by the coding sequence ATGTTTTATAGTAATATAAACGATATATACGATTTTTTATTCCCTTTTGATGAAACAACTTACAACTTTTTAAAAAGTTATGCAAAAAAAGATCTCCCCATATTGGATATAGGTTGTGCTACAGGAAAATATGTAACCAGATTTAGAAACGATAACTTTAAAGCTTTCGGCCTTGAGTTTGAAAAAGGGTTTAATTTAAACAATCATTTTATTTATGGTGATATGAATCAATTACCATTAAAAGATGAGAGTAAATTTGGATTAATATATTCTATTGGCAATACATTGGTGCACGTAAACGATAAACTTCAATTTTTTAAAATTATTAAAAATAGTATGAAGTTATTAGATCACAAATCATATCTTTTGATACAAATAATAAATTACGATAGGATATATGGTTATAACATAAAAGAATTACCAGTAATTGATAACGAATATATATATGCAAAAAGGCTCTACCATTATGATGATGAATCAAAAATAACCTTTGAAATGGTAGTTACCGACAAAAAAAATAATACCACAAAAACTATAAAGCAGACTATAACACCCATCTTTTTAGAAGATATAAAATTAGCTGCAACGAAAGCAGGCGCTGGTTTTGTCCAGTTTTTTGGCAGTTTTGATGAAGATAAGTTTTTTATCAAAGATAGTTTGATGCTTATCGCTGCTCTATATAAAAATTAA
- a CDS encoding response regulator: MEKNYKILVVDDEEHTRLGYAEVLKLDGYEVETAETGLEGLEKAKQSDFDVIVTDLRMPQMDGLTFIEKLREFNKDVRVVIITAFGTYKSYQKSKQLGVITYLNKPVRAKDLKDAITDVLAK, translated from the coding sequence ATGGAAAAAAACTACAAGATATTAGTAGTTGACGATGAAGAACATACAAGACTGGGTTATGCAGAAGTATTAAAACTTGATGGATATGAAGTAGAAACTGCAGAAACGGGATTAGAAGGTTTAGAAAAGGCCAAACAATCTGATTTTGATGTAATAGTTACAGACCTTAGAATGCCACAAATGGATGGCTTAACCTTTATTGAAAAACTTAGAGAGTTTAACAAAGATGTTAGGGTAGTTATCATTACAGCCTTTGGGACATATAAATCTTACCAAAAAAGTAAACAGCTTGGTGTAATTACATACTTAAATAAACCTGTAAGAGCTAAGGATTTAAAAGACGCTATTACAGATGTTTTGGCCAAGTAA
- the hfq gene encoding RNA chaperone Hfq: MLYAQIEFVYLHNAKIKDAPLLFIMRNKERFRGKIYDFDPYSVIIDDAEVKIHIYKRDIATIASAKTIIDVDYISKTYYQTHRGRHPKHTRPPMQDIFLNEVRKSKSPIIAYLTNGVKVRGLLVGFDDYVLLTSYEDRQQLIYKSAISTVYPLYQDKEIIKYDDER, from the coding sequence ATGTTATATGCCCAAATAGAGTTTGTTTATTTACACAATGCAAAGATAAAAGATGCACCATTACTTTTTATAATGAGGAATAAAGAGAGATTTAGGGGAAAAATTTACGACTTTGATCCCTATTCAGTTATCATTGACGATGCAGAAGTTAAAATTCATATTTACAAAAGGGATATTGCAACAATTGCTTCTGCAAAAACTATTATCGATGTAGACTATATTAGTAAAACCTATTATCAAACTCATAGAGGGAGACACCCAAAACATACAAGACCTCCAATGCAGGATATATTTTTAAATGAGGTTAGAAAATCCAAATCCCCAATTATAGCATATTTAACCAACGGAGTAAAAGTTAGAGGGTTGCTTGTAGGTTTTGATGACTATGTTTTGCTTACATCCTATGAAGACAGACAACAACTTATTTACAAAAGTGCAATATCAACAGTTTACCCATTATATCAAGACAAAGAAATCATTAAATATGATGATGAGAGGTAA
- a CDS encoding YceD family protein: MKIYFEQIKSDGLKFDTNFDFEYIDAHIVVKNFTGEIYPIKKGYFLDGIVTFTIEDKCDRCRDLVEKEFSERIQLEIVRNKLEENSEEEIELKDEDLSFYNVLGDFIDVDEIIKEEVMLLKPMKWLCNEDCKGICPGCGVDLNYEDCKCSDTFIDPRLEILKKLKK, translated from the coding sequence GTGAAAATCTATTTCGAACAAATTAAATCAGATGGTTTAAAATTTGATACTAACTTTGATTTTGAGTATATTGATGCTCATATTGTTGTAAAAAATTTTACAGGCGAAATTTATCCTATAAAAAAAGGGTATTTTTTGGACGGGATAGTTACTTTTACAATAGAGGATAAATGCGATAGGTGCAGAGATTTAGTTGAGAAAGAGTTTAGCGAAAGGATTCAGCTGGAGATTGTGAGAAACAAACTGGAAGAAAATAGTGAAGAAGAAATTGAGTTGAAAGATGAGGACTTATCTTTTTATAATGTTCTTGGTGATTTTATAGATGTCGATGAAATTATAAAAGAAGAGGTTATGTTGCTAAAACCTATGAAGTGGCTGTGCAATGAAGATTGTAAGGGGATTTGTCCAGGGTGTGGTGTTGATTTAAATTATGAAGATTGTAAGTGTAGTGATACTTTTATAGATCCGAGATTAGAAATTTTAAAGAAGTTAAAAAAATAA
- the rpmF gene encoding 50S ribosomal protein L32, with protein sequence MGAPKKKTTRLKRGHRRSHHHVKSGAFVKCDNCGELKIPHSVCPACGYYKKEQVLEVSEL encoded by the coding sequence ATGGGTGCTCCTAAGAAGAAAACAACAAGATTAAAAAGAGGGCATAGAAGAAGCCATCATCATGTGAAAAGTGGTGCATTTGTAAAATGCGATAATTGTGGTGAGCTAAAAATACCTCACTCTGTATGCCCAGCGTGTGGTTATTATAAGAAAGAACAGGTTTTAGAAGTATCTGAATTGTAA
- the plsX gene encoding phosphate acyltransferase PlsX, whose product MRIAVDAMGGDHAPREIVKGAILAAKEYDIHIILVGDKTLIQQELDKAGNYPKEKISVIHAEEAITMDDLPSVAVRKKRKSSVHEGLRLVKKGEARAFFSAGNTGAVMACAKLILRPIEGVDRPAIGAVLPNAKGHSVILDIGANVDCKSIHFLQFAIMGSAYAKIVFQKDEPTVGLLSIGEEDLKGNESTKNAFNLLKTSPLIKFIGNVEGKELYKGGADVVVCDGFAGNIALKVSESAAWYIGKLLKEELTKNFIRKMAALILKPAFESLKKRADYTEYGGAPLLGVNGICIIGHGSSNANAVKNGIKVAYELAEQRLNQLIEERVKASLERLKVDKVETFWNNIKDRFKKITSD is encoded by the coding sequence ATGAGAATTGCTGTAGATGCAATGGGGGGCGATCATGCCCCTCGTGAAATAGTCAAAGGAGCTATTTTAGCTGCCAAAGAGTATGATATTCATATAATATTGGTGGGTGATAAAACCTTAATCCAACAAGAGCTTGATAAGGCTGGGAATTATCCAAAAGAGAAAATATCTGTAATACACGCAGAAGAAGCTATTACTATGGATGATTTGCCTTCAGTTGCAGTTAGAAAAAAGAGGAAATCATCAGTTCATGAAGGGTTAAGACTTGTTAAGAAAGGTGAAGCTAGAGCTTTTTTTAGTGCAGGAAATACTGGCGCTGTGATGGCATGTGCTAAGCTTATATTGAGACCGATAGAAGGAGTTGATAGACCTGCCATAGGAGCGGTTTTGCCAAATGCAAAGGGGCATTCAGTTATACTAGATATAGGTGCAAATGTAGATTGTAAGTCTATACATTTTTTACAATTTGCAATTATGGGTTCAGCTTATGCTAAAATAGTTTTTCAAAAAGATGAACCAACTGTTGGATTACTCAGTATCGGAGAAGAAGATTTAAAAGGTAATGAAAGCACAAAAAATGCGTTTAATCTTTTAAAAACATCCCCTTTGATTAAGTTTATAGGTAATGTTGAAGGGAAAGAGCTTTATAAAGGCGGGGCAGATGTGGTTGTTTGCGATGGGTTTGCAGGTAATATAGCTTTAAAAGTTAGCGAATCAGCAGCGTGGTATATTGGCAAGTTATTAAAAGAGGAGCTAACTAAAAATTTTATCAGAAAAATGGCCGCACTGATTTTAAAACCTGCTTTTGAATCTCTGAAGAAAAGAGCTGATTATACCGAATATGGTGGTGCTCCTTTGTTGGGTGTGAATGGTATATGTATTATAGGGCATGGTAGTTCCAATGCTAATGCTGTTAAGAATGGTATAAAAGTTGCTTATGAGTTAGCAGAGCAAAGGTTAAATCAACTTATAGAGGAAAGAGTTAAGGCATCTCTTGAGAGATTAAAAGTTGACAAAGTAGAAACTTTTTGGAACAATATAAAAGACAGATTTAAAAAGATTACTTCTGATTAA
- a CDS encoding beta-ketoacyl-ACP synthase III, with protein MNSYSKIIGTGSYFPSKILTNKDLEKFVDTSDEWIVTRTGIRERRISEDKTTSEMAYEAAIKAIEDAQIRKEDIDGVIVATCTPDSLVPSTACYLEGKLGIKGPFAFDINAACSGFIYSLAIGDSLIKNNLANNILIVGAERLSSIVNWKDRSTCVLLGDGAGAVILSKSDKPGVRSLLLHADGEYTSLLECKAGGSTFLSNREDFDIESNLFSMKGNEVFKIAVRAMADVAVKAVEESGLNFEDIDFLIPHQANLRIIDAVAKRLKLDSDKVIVTLDKFGNTSAASIPTALDIARKNGKIKEGANIVSAAFGGGLTWAATVFTI; from the coding sequence ATGAACAGTTATTCAAAGATAATAGGCACAGGTTCATATTTCCCATCAAAAATTCTTACAAACAAAGATCTTGAAAAGTTTGTTGATACGAGTGATGAATGGATAGTAACTCGCACAGGCATTAGAGAGCGCAGGATTTCAGAAGATAAAACTACAAGTGAAATGGCTTATGAAGCTGCAATTAAAGCAATAGAGGATGCACAAATACGAAAAGAAGATATAGATGGAGTTATTGTAGCAACATGTACACCAGATTCTTTAGTTCCTTCTACAGCTTGTTACTTAGAAGGTAAATTGGGGATTAAAGGGCCTTTTGCTTTTGATATAAACGCTGCATGTTCTGGATTTATTTATTCTTTAGCCATTGGAGATTCATTAATTAAAAATAATCTTGCAAATAATATATTGATAGTTGGTGCTGAAAGGTTGAGTTCAATAGTTAACTGGAAAGATAGAAGCACCTGTGTACTTCTTGGGGATGGAGCTGGGGCTGTTATTTTATCTAAAAGTGATAAGCCTGGAGTAAGAAGTTTATTATTACATGCTGATGGAGAGTATACATCTTTACTTGAATGTAAAGCTGGAGGTTCAACATTTTTATCAAATAGAGAAGATTTTGATATAGAAAGCAATCTGTTTTCGATGAAAGGTAATGAGGTTTTTAAAATTGCTGTTAGAGCTATGGCTGATGTAGCTGTAAAAGCTGTAGAAGAAAGTGGTTTAAATTTTGAAGATATAGATTTTTTAATACCTCATCAAGCAAACCTAAGGATAATAGATGCAGTGGCCAAGAGGCTAAAACTTGATAGTGATAAAGTAATTGTCACTTTAGATAAATTTGGAAACACATCTGCAGCATCAATCCCTACAGCATTAGATATTGCCAGAAAAAATGGGAAAATT